The Streptomyces armeniacus genomic interval CCACGCTCCCGGAATGGCCCTCCAGTACAAGCGAGTCGAAGCTCTCGTCCTGCGTGGACACCGGGCCGGACAGGTGCCAGCCCAGGATGTGGTCGCCGGAGGACCGGGGCCCCAGCCGCAGCCGGAGCACCTGGGTCCAGCCCAGCACCAGAAAGCCCCGGAGCGGCGCGGGGGCGCCCTCGAAGGTCGCCCGCCCCCATTCCTCGGGCGGGACGGAACGGGCGTCGCGGGCCGGCAGCTCGTACGCGGACATGTAGTGCGCGTCCTTGAACTCCCTGCTGTTCAGGAGGGTTTCCGGCACGTCGACCCGGCGTGCTCGCGGACTGGCCATCAGGAGGAGCTCCCTCGGTTCGGAATCTGGGAGGAACAGTGCAACTCACTGGAAAACAGGAGTAATTGGAACGCGTGGAGTGTACCCGGAACCTCCCCCCTGACACCGGCTACCGCGGTTCCGGCTG includes:
- a CDS encoding DUF2867 domain-containing protein, coding for MASPRARRVDVPETLLNSREFKDAHYMSAYELPARDARSVPPEEWGRATFEGAPAPLRGFLVLGWTQVLRLRLGPRSSGDHILGWHLSGPVSTQDESFDSLVLEGHSGSVATYNAVLAGGDSVVWATAVHFLRPAGNLLWRTAQPVHQLVVPALLKRAGRSLAPG